Proteins from a genomic interval of Aspergillus flavus chromosome 7, complete sequence:
- a CDS encoding putative Xaa-Pro aminopeptidase pepP (prolidase pepP, putative) encodes MATVDDILTGKYPAKSHARRVAQLLQAHHGQGAPGVIYLEAQKTRLIEDNDEPMPFRQRRFFYYLSGCSLPDSYLIYDINADKLTLFIPPIDAEEVIWSGLPLSADEAMKLYDVDCVLAATEVNATLRSIGSAYGGNAVAFAIADQVSSGAEFQGFAETKLSVLKEAIEKARVVKDEYEIALLRKANDISAKAHIAAIRASKTAVNEREIEGAFIATCIAHGAREQSYHPIVACGANGATLHYGKNDDDLTDPATKQRKNNILIDAGGEYRAYCSDITRVFPLGGSFTKETRQIYEIVLQMQLECIAMLKGDVQWEDVHAHAHRVAIKGLLALGILSGSEDELFEKRISVAFFPHGLGHYLGMDTHDTGGNPNYGDKDTMFKYLRVRGRLPVGSVITVEPGIYFCRFIIDPYTQSPELGKYINTTVLERYWMVGGVRIEDNIHITKDGHENLTTAPKAIEEMESLAL; translated from the exons ATGGCTACTGTGGATGATATACTGACAGGCAAATATCCTGCCAAATCCCATGCGCGCCGGGTTGCCCAGCTTCTTCAGGCCCATCACGGACAAGGTGCTCCTGGGGTTATTTACTTGGAAGCCCAGAAAACTCGTCTTATAGAGGATAATGACGAACCGATGCCATTCAG GCAACGACGTTTCTTTTACTACTTGTCAGGGTGCTCGCTACCAGATTCGTACTTGATCTACGACATTAACGCTGACAAGCTCACTCTGTTTATACCTCCTATTGATGCGGAAGAGGTAATCTGGTCAGGGCTTCCCCTCTCCGCGGATGAGGCTATGAAGCTTTACGATGTTGACTGTGTACTTGCGGCGACTGAAGTCAATGCCACTCTTCGTTCTATTGGCTCAGCATATGGTGGCAATGCCGTAGCTTTTGCGATCGCTGATCAGGTCTCTAGCGGAGCGGAATTCCAAGGTTTTGCAGAAACCAAGCTTTCCGTCCTGAAGGAAGCTATTGAAAAGGCGCGCGTCGTGAAAGACGAATATGAGATCGCTCTTTTGCGAAAGGCTAATGATATCTCTGCCAAGGCACATATTGCTGCTATAAGAGCTTCAAAGACTGCAGTAAACGAGCGTGAGATTGAGGGCGCGTTTATCGCGACGTGTATCGCTCATGGTGCTCGTGAGCAATCTTATCACCCCATCGTTGCTTGTGGTGCAAACGGTGCCACCCTTCACTATGgcaagaatgatgatgacctgACGGATCCTGCAACGAAGCAAAGGAAGAATAACATTCTCATTGACGCTGGAGGCGAATACCGGGCATATTGCTCGGATATAACGCGCGTGTTCCCTTTAGGTGGGAGCTTCACAAAAGAAACCCGCCAGATTTATGAGATCGTCCTACAAATGCAGCTGGAATGCATCGCAATGCTCAAAGGAGATGTGCAATGGGAGGATGTGCATGCGCATGCACACCGTGTTGCCATCAAGGGCTTGCTCGCTTTGGGGATTCTAAGTGGCTCCGAGGATGAATTGTTCGAGAAGAGAATCAGCGTAGCGTTTTTCCCTCATGGTCTCGGGCACTATCTTGGGATGGATACGCATGACACTGGGGGCAATCCAAACTATGGCGACAAGGATACCATGTTTAAATACCTCCGTGTCAGAGGCCGTCTGCCTGTAGGTTCCGTTATCACTGTTGAACCAGGG ATCTACTTCTGCCGCTTCATTATCGATCCCTATACTCAATCTCCAGAGCTGGGGAAGTACATTAATACCACTGTCCTGGAGCGGTATTGGATGGTGGGGGGCGTTCGTATCGAAGATAATATTCACATCACCAAAGATGGCCACGAAAATTTGACCACAGCGCCGAAAGCCATAGAAGAAATGGAAAGCTTGGCCTTGTAG
- a CDS encoding PX domain protein — translation MEAPNNAQQYNMGPELQQVQRAWERIRVASPIYAFLLNDIDIYNAEKGVFHSRIQVAPHHLNSKAFETIGPTMTPEQTIQRYLELSPESSLANVLAGQQQHKKLNLIADDILASFLDPKAYALPPLRDFLREILAGVVLESIISSLSRPEFINGWIIHLLNEGESEIMSAIDAGVEGARTNSITTAKGSKEVNMPLSMSLNERKLGSETAHIDKATEEAMAEAKRLSAMIAAQDLQHQNAEQLVYGDSQIPFFSSGEALISQSNHGKESVEYDTRTQPVFENVNAKRTQKMQESASENAFELSPARRPPSLSSLHSASSLSLNQTSDNDIHTTLTLHRASITVDDGLDPGDETLLRSKPISNYLVQIEPASACCTGWMVFRNYTDFESLHETLETISRLSGVQKFKDDHPILPDWKGQTKQALARSLERYLQDALQNESLAESERMKRFLKKGGSLGPASAGTSPKAGFSFPSQASLENVGKGVLGVLANAPKGVSDGSKAVFGGMTGVFGVKSIKKTSSNLISNSHNQNIHTPTQPNEPPPRKSDDAGNLRRHSLEPYTGMYDARLSSRSQRHSSPLFETASGTTAVKGGKPCQDIPLDSLAENAEGSLQALAAETERVAPSSSLDPRHHDSLKLSHSSDRRREEDTSTQIEERANTAAQNSSDGRGSPITQEETRIAVELLFAVINELYTLSSAWNIRRTLLNAAKSYILRPGNPSLETIRGLLQGSIIESNTSDEALGLYITKLRENVFPTEAELKSWPSAPNDAEKERLRETARKAFVQKGLPQALTSVMGAAASREALEKVFDSLQVPIIARGLVFSVLIQALREYYEKDGQELPGKKVGPSGISLPIDQFASLVTLLPDIELTLKDIGVSVPRPDYAGGHSISNEDHNEASGDGDDSERGASHPPRKNIEATSEEDESEE, via the exons ATGGAAGCGCCAAACAACGCACAACAATATAATATGGGCCCAGAGCTACAACAAGTCCAGAGAGCCTGGGAGCGTATCCGAGTCGCTAGTCCCATATATGCCTTTCTTCTTAATGATATCGATATTTACAATGCCGAAAAAGGCGTGTTTCACTCTCGCATTCAAGTCGCTCCTCACCACCTTAATTCAAAGG CTTTTGAGACCATTGGACCCACTATGACGCCCGAGCAAACTATCCAGCGTTACCTAGAATTGTCGCCGGAGAGCAGTTTAGCAAATGTCTTAGCAGGCCAACAACAGCATAAGAAACTCAATTTGATAGCGGACGATATATTGGCCAGCTTTTTGGACCCGAAAGCCTACGCGCTGCCTCCTCTAAGGGATTTCCTTCGCGAAATCTTAGCCGGTGTTGTCCTCGAATCCATCATCTCGAGTCTATCACGTCCAGAGTTTATCAATGGATGGATCATTCATCTTCTTAATGAAGGCGAATCTGAAATCATGAGTGCAATTGACGCCGGTGTCGAAGGGGCGCGAACTAATAGTATAACTACAGCCAAGGGTTCCAAAGAAGTAAATATGCCTCTTTCAATGTCATTGAATGAAAGGAAACTGGGTTCAGAGACTGCCCATATAGATAAGGCAACTGAGGAAGCCATGGCGGAAGCTAAGCGACTAAGTGCCATGATCGCAGCACAAGACTTGCAGCATCAGAATGCTGAGCAGTTGGTATACGGTGATTCTCAAATCCCATTTTTTTCAAGCGGAGAGGCTCTCATTTCACAGTCCAATCATGGGAAGGAAAGTGTTGAGTATGATACTAGAACGCAACCAGTGTTTGAGAATGTGAACGCCAAGCGGACTCAGAAGATGCAGGAGTCTGCATCTGAAAATGCATTCGAACTAAGTCCTGCAAGGCGACCCCCCTCGCTGTCTTCGCTACATTCCGCAAGTTCCTTGTCATTGAATCAAACATCGGATAACGACATACATACCACCCTGACTCTCCATCGAGCTTCTATAACGGTAGATGATGGCTTAGATCCGGGAGATGAAACATTGCTGCGATCAAAACCTATATCAAATTATTTAGTCCAAATTGAGCCGGCATCCGCGTGTTGCACAGGATGGATGGTTTTCAGGAACTACACAGACTTCGAGTCACTCCATGAGACATTGGAAACGATTTCAAGATTGAGTGGAGTTCAGAAGTTTAAAGACGATCATCCTATCCTGCCTGACTGGAAAGGGCAGACAAAACAAGCATTGGCGAGGAGCTTGGAGCGATACCTCCAAGATGCCCTTCAAAACGAATCTCTAGCAGAGAGTGAAAGAATGAAGCGGTTCCTTAAGAAGGGTGGAAGTCTTGGCCCTGCATCTGCGGGCACATCCCCAAAGGCTGGGTTCTCTTTTCCGAGTCAGGCTTCCCTCGAAAATGTCGGAAAGGGGGTTCTAGGTGTCTTAGCAAATGCACCAAAAGGCGTTTCCGACGGCAGCAAGGCCGTTTTCGGTGGCATGACCGGGGTATTCGGCGTGAAGTCTATCAAGAAGACTTCATCGAATTTGATTTCAAATAGTCATAATCAGAATATCCATACCCCCACGCAGCCAAATGAGCCCCCTCCGCGCAAGTCTGATGACGCTGGAAATCTGAGACGACATTCCCTGGAGCCATATACTGGAATGTACGATGCTCGGTTATCCTCCAGGTCTCAGAGGCATAGTTCGCCACTATTTGAAACTGCGTCTGGTACCACAGCTGTAAAGGGAGGCAAACCCTGTCAGGACATACCTCTCGATAGCCTGGCAGAAAATGCAGAGGGCTCACTCCAGGCTCTCGCCGCAGAAACAGAGCGAGTTGCTCCTTCCTCTAGCCTGGATCCCAGACATCATGATTCGCTAAAACTATCACACTCGTCGGATAGGCGCAGGGAGGAAGATACCAGTACCCAAATTGAGGAGCGGGCGAATACTGCTGCGCAAAATAGTTCAGATGGCCGAGGCAGCCCTATAACCCAAGAAGAAACCCGGATAGCTGTGGAACTCCTTTTTGCAGTGATAAATGAATTATATACACTGTCATCTGCCTGGAATATACGCCGGACTCTATTGAATGCGGCCAAATCATACATATTACGCCCCGGGAATCCAAGTTTAGAGACGATTCGCGGCTTGTTACAAGGATCAATAATTGAGTCCAACACCTCTGATGAAGCGCTCGGCTTGTATATCACCAAACTTCGTGAGAATGTCTTCCCAACGGAAGCTGAGTTGAAGTCTTGGCCTTCCGCACCTAACGATGCCGAAAAAGAGCGTCTAAGGGAGACTGCACGAAAAGCTTTCGTGCAGAAAGGGCTGCCACAAGCCTTGACAAGTGTAATGGGAGCAGCTGCCAGTCGTGAAGCTCTCGAGAAGGTATTCGATAGTCTCCAGGTCCCAATAATTGCGCGAGGGCTTGTGTTTTCTGTTCTCATACAGGCATTGAG GGAATACTACGAGAAAGATGGCCAAGAGCTTCCCGGCAAGAAAGTTGGTCCCTCT GGCATTTCGTTGCCAATCGACCAATTTGCCTCCCTTGTCACCTTATTGCCTGATATTGAGCTTACACTAAAGGATATTGGAGTGTCTGTTCCACGACCAGATTACGCCGGCGGACATAGTATCTCAAACGAAGACCACAATGAAGCCtctggtgatggtgatgatagtGAACGTGGAGCCTCGCACCCGCCAAGGAAAAACATTGAAGCGACaagcgaggaggatgagagtGAGGAGTAG
- a CDS encoding phosphatidic acid-preferring phospholipase A1 (unnamed protein product), with translation MSKESKRGTFLGAISPWNVSRSTTPQPDSGCNGTPDILQRSQGQDHTVTHRHRLSPQRYPKDCPSLRVRWFYAVDSPKWKPALVEQKKDASKPLPPPKKFVPFSVKDSQAIEIAFQNIAAVEGGKDENKPNEGIGEAQELTKVPVNEDYLFDVDVERRELSPAYWIGPVYEVRRGTWFVQDGSTIKPCEENLATQLEEGYLKVKPWRFEEVEEPSTLRDRTENAGHMTHVPANSLYTYRLFGAYMNSLVTYQDSSTALLTNDDFMSRVSTTVYQKLGGVPGTRLVRGFSETKRQKEAPDSRNPNRRSNQGSVSTPEARHPDNQDHRVLEGMKPGVMDSHLESNSTPGINQRSTLERQMSSLAGEPQNPADIEEQARRQEEKEMEDSRQGDGNDRDREIDHLVLVTHGIGQRLGLRLESINFIHDVNVLRKTMKNVYKVSPDLQALNSTFGDKHENCRVQVLPVCWRHLLDFPYRGVRQNRKELDLADADILEDDPYPGLADITLDSVPAVRNLISDLAMDVLLYQSAYCEHISTIVKQECNRILKIFKKRNPSFRGSVSLCGHSLGSAILFDILCREKSTAESQGPSVTVGQQGNSPATLQDGQLDFDCKELFCLGSPIALFQMLKGRTIAGRSMTESKATKNTFYMDGKDTTVEPSPNQANTGVAPDDDYFIVSSPKCEQLYNIFHPSDPVSYRIEPLISPAMSSLRPQPLPSVKKSLWAASGQSLSIIGSRVGQSVGSLWTNFTTGVASSLLNRSLGLSSEDIPQNPPASATLSQQSLNTDVDLANRLDRHPTLIDSDLETLYDGFQKIKSAPGKSASAPASDDAPEHQGNEIRMKRLRTEDAKVRSLNSNGRVDYSIQEGAFDISMIASIASHLTYWADEDVNHFMLSQMLSRRIPPREA, from the exons ATGTCAAAGGAGAGCAAAAGAGGGACATTCCTGGGGGCGATCTCTCCTTGGAATGTCTCTAGGAGCACAACGCCTCAACCCGACAGTGGCTGTAATGGTACGCCAGACATCTTGCAACGCTCTCAAGGCCAAGACCACACAGTCACTCACAGGCATCGCCTTAGTCCACAGCGCTATCCCAAAGACTGCCCTTCCTTGCGGGTAAGGTGGTTCTATGCTGTGGACTCCCCAAAATGGAAACCGGCGCTCGtggaacaaaagaaagacgcCTCAAAACCACTTCCCCCTCCCAAGAAGTTCGTTCCATTTTCAGTCAAGGATTCCCAGGCCATTGAAATAGCATTCCAGAACATAGCCGCTGTTGAGGGTGGAAAAGACGAAAATAAACCTAACGAGGGCATTGGCGAGGCCCAGGAACTCACAAAGGTACCTGTCAATGAGGACTATCTCTTCGATGTGGATGTAGAGCGAAGGGAGCTCAGTCCAGCATATTGGATAGGCCCCGTATACGAAGTTCGTCGTGGGACATGGTTTGTCCAGGACGGCTCCACGATTAAACCATGTGAAGAGAACCTCGCCACCCAACTTGAGGAGGGCTATCTAAAAGTTAAACCGTGGCgctttgaagaagttgaag AGCCCAGCACGTTGCGCGATCGTACTGAAAATGCCGGGCATATGACCCACGTACCTGCAAATTCTCTCTACACCTATCGCCTGTTTGGCGCCTATATGAATAGCTTGGTGACATACCAGGATTCGTCGACAGCATTACTGACAAATGATGACTTCATGTCCCGTGTGAGCACCACGGTATACCAGAAGCTGGGTGGGGTGCCAGGTACACGATTAGTACGCGGTTTCTCTGAGACAAAAAGACAGAAGGAAGCACCTGATTCTAGAAACCCCAACCGAAGATCAAACCAGGGCTCAGTCTCTACTCCCGAAGCACGCCATCCAGATAATCAGGATCACCGTGTACTAGAAGGCATGAAACCCGGAGTGATGGATTCTCATCTTGAAAGCAACAGCACCCCTGGGATAAATCAGAGATCAACTCTCGAACGGCAGATGTCATCTCTTGCTGGCGAACCGCAGAATCCGGCTGACATCGAAGAACAAGCTCGTagacaggaagagaaggagatggaggactCGAGACAGGGCGATGGCAATGATAGAGACCGAGAAATTGACCATCTAGTTCTTGTTACCCACGGGATCGGGCAGCGACTTGGGCTACGTCTAGAGAGTATCAACTTTATCCACGATGTGAATGTCCTACGAAAGACCATGAAAAATGTGTACAAGGTGTCTCCTGATCTTCAAGCCCTCAACTCGACATTTGGAGATAAACACGAGAACTGTCGTGTCCAAGTACTTCCGGT ATGCTGGAGGCACCTCCTCGATTTTCCCTACCGAGGGGTGAGACAAAATCGCAAAGAGCTGGATCTTGCAGACGCAGACATTCTCGAAGATGACCCCTACCCCGGCTTAGCTGATATTACACTCGATAGCGTACCCGCAGTTCGCAATTTAATATCCGATTTAGCAATGGATGTGCTTTTGTACCAGAGTGCGTACTGCGAGCACATATCGACCATAGTTAAGCAGGAATGCAACCGAATTCtcaaaatatttaaaaagaggAACCCCTCTTTTAGGGGATCGGTGAGTCTCTGTGGGCACTCACTCGGTAGTGCCATCCTCTTTGATATCTTGTGTCGTGAAAAGTCCACAGCTGAATCTCAGGGGCCATCTGTCACTGTGGGACAGCAAGGTAATTCGCCAGCAACCTTGCAAGATGGGCAACTAGACTTTGATTGCAAGGAACTGTTTTGCTTGGGCTCTCCAATCGCACTCTTTCAAATGCTGAAAGGGAGAACTATAGCTGGTCGATCTATGACGGAAAGTAAAGCAACTAAAAACACCTTTTATATGGATGGAAAAGACACAACTGTCGAACCATCACCCAATCAAGCTAACACAGGAGTAGCGCCTGATGATGACTATTTCATTGTTTCTTCTCCGAAGTGTGAGCAGCTTTACAATATATTCCATCCTTCCGATCCCGTCAGTTATCGCATAGAGCCGCTTATATCACCAGCAATGTCGTCGCTTCGGCCACAGCCTTTGCCGTCCGTAAAAAAAAGCCTTTGGGCAGCCTCTGGACAAAGCCTTTCAATTATTGGAAGCCGCGTCGGCCAAAGTGTGGGGTCTCTGTGGACTAATTTCACGACAGGCGTTGCGAGTAGCCTGCTTAATCGCAGTCTTGGCCTTAGTTCTGAGGATATTCCTCAGAACCCACCAGCCTCTGCCACCCTTTCGCAGCAATCGTTAAACACAGATGTCGATCTCGCAAATAGACTTGATCGGCATCCTACTCTTATAGACTCGGACCTGGAGACGCTTTATGACGGCTTCCAAAAAATCAAAAGTGCACCTGGCAAGAGTGCATCAGCTCCTGCAAGCGATGACGCCCCTGAGCATCAGGGGAACGAGATTCGTATGAAGAGATTAAGGACCGAGGATGCAAAGGTGAGGTCCTTGAATTCGAATGGACGAGTTGACTATAGCATACAAGA AGGGGCCTTTGATATATCCATGATTGCTAGCATCGCTAGCCATTTGACGTACTGGGCTGATGAGGACGTTAACCACTTCATGCTTTCACAGATGCTGTCCAGGAGGATTCCCCCACGGGAAGCCTGA